From a single Lactococcus allomyrinae genomic region:
- the frr gene encoding ribosome recycling factor codes for MANEIVTTAQDRMKNSLGSLQRDLGHIRAGRANASLLDRIQVEYYGAPTPLNQLASITIPEARVLMITPFDKSILKDIEKALYESDLGITPANDGSVIRLVIPMLTEERRRELVKDMGKVIESAKIAIRNIRRDAMDTAKKSEKAKEITEDDLKSLEKEIQKATDDAVKEADKLAADKEKELLDI; via the coding sequence ATGGCAAACGAAATAGTAACGACGGCTCAAGACCGTATGAAAAATTCATTGGGAAGCTTGCAACGTGACTTGGGTCACATTCGTGCAGGACGCGCAAATGCAAGTCTGCTTGATCGGATTCAAGTGGAGTATTATGGTGCTCCTACCCCTCTTAATCAGCTCGCTTCAATTACTATCCCTGAGGCACGTGTTCTGATGATTACGCCTTTTGATAAGTCAATTTTGAAAGATATCGAAAAAGCGCTATATGAGTCTGATCTCGGTATCACACCAGCAAATGACGGTTCTGTTATTCGCTTGGTTATTCCAATGTTGACTGAAGAACGCCGTCGCGAACTTGTTAAAGATATGGGTAAAGTGATTGAATCTGCAAAAATTGCTATTCGCAATATTCGCCGTGATGCAATGGATACTGCGAAAAAATCTGAAAAAGCAAAAGAAATCACAGAAGATGACCTTAAATCTCTTGAAAAAGAGATTCAAAAAGCAACTGATGATGCAGTAAAAGAAGCGGATAAGCTCGCAGCAGATAAAGAAAAAGAACTTTTGGATATCTAA
- the pyrH gene encoding UMP kinase, whose translation MADIKYKRVLLKLSGEALSGEKGFGFDPEVAKAVAQELKEVHDLGAELAIVCGGGNVWRGITGEKAGMERAQADYMGMLATIQNGLFIQSALENLGVDTRVMTAIEMKAVAEPYIRRRAERHLEKGRVVIFAGGTGSPYFSTDTTSALRAAEINADVILMAKNGVDGVYNADPKLDETATKFATLSHMDVITKGLHVMDSTASTMSMDNHIPLVVFNMNEPGNIKRVVRGEEIGTTVE comes from the coding sequence ATGGCTGATATTAAATATAAACGTGTACTATTAAAGCTTTCTGGGGAAGCACTTTCTGGAGAGAAGGGTTTTGGTTTTGACCCCGAGGTTGCAAAAGCCGTTGCTCAAGAGTTAAAAGAAGTGCATGATTTAGGTGCTGAACTTGCGATTGTTTGTGGTGGTGGTAATGTTTGGCGCGGTATCACTGGAGAAAAGGCAGGAATGGAACGCGCTCAAGCAGATTATATGGGAATGCTTGCAACAATTCAAAATGGCTTGTTTATCCAAAGTGCATTGGAAAATCTTGGTGTAGATACTCGTGTGATGACTGCAATCGAGATGAAGGCCGTTGCCGAACCTTACATTCGTCGTCGTGCAGAACGACACTTAGAAAAAGGTCGGGTTGTGATTTTTGCTGGTGGTACAGGCTCACCTTACTTCTCAACAGATACAACTTCAGCCTTACGTGCTGCTGAAATCAATGCTGATGTGATTTTGATGGCTAAAAATGGAGTCGATGGTGTCTATAATGCAGACCCTAAACTTGATGAAACAGCCACTAAATTTGCGACATTGAGCCATATGGATGTGATTACAAAAGGGTTGCACGTCATGGATAGCACCGCATCAACGATGTCAATGGATAACCATATTCCACTTGTTGTTTTCAACATGAATGAGCCAGGAAACATTAAACGAGTGGTCCGTGGTGAAGAAATTGGAACGACAGTAGAGTAA
- a CDS encoding acetate kinase — protein sequence MGKTLAINAGSSSLKWQLYAMPEETVIAKGIFERIGLPESISTTKFGGESHTRKQNIVDHRQAVLLLMDELIHFNLIKEFREITGIGHRVVAGGEFFKSSTVITPEVLEEIKNLSILAPLHNPANVLGIEAFQRLLPDTLAVAVFDTAFHTTLPEKAYRYPIPTKYYSDYSIRKYGAHGTSHMYVSQEAAKFLDQPIEDLKLITAHIGNGASITAIDGGKSIDTSMGFTPLAGVMMGTRSGEMDASVIPYMLESDPSLRTAQDVIDVLNNKSGVLGVSDLSSDMRDLQAAKEQGNPKAILAYEMYVDRIKKFIAQYFGVLNGADALIFTAGVGENDTDVRRDVVNGLSWFGMELDETKNVRGAFGEISMPDSKVKVLVIPTNEELVIARDVEVAKQNK from the coding sequence ATGGGAAAAACACTCGCGATTAACGCAGGTTCATCATCATTAAAATGGCAGCTCTATGCAATGCCAGAAGAAACAGTAATTGCAAAGGGAATTTTTGAGCGTATTGGTCTTCCTGAGTCAATTTCGACGACAAAATTTGGCGGAGAGTCACATACAAGAAAACAAAATATTGTTGATCATAGACAAGCAGTTTTGCTTTTAATGGATGAATTGATTCATTTTAATTTGATTAAGGAATTCCGCGAGATTACAGGTATTGGTCACCGTGTTGTTGCTGGTGGAGAGTTTTTTAAAAGCTCTACAGTGATTACGCCCGAAGTTTTGGAAGAAATCAAAAATCTTTCTATTTTAGCTCCTTTGCACAATCCAGCAAATGTTTTGGGGATTGAAGCTTTCCAACGTTTACTACCAGATACTTTAGCTGTCGCTGTTTTTGATACAGCTTTCCATACGACTTTACCAGAAAAAGCTTATCGCTATCCAATCCCAACAAAATATTATAGTGATTATTCGATTCGTAAATATGGCGCTCATGGAACATCTCATATGTATGTTTCTCAAGAAGCTGCAAAATTCTTAGACCAACCGATTGAAGATTTAAAATTAATTACTGCTCATATTGGTAATGGGGCTTCCATTACTGCAATTGATGGAGGAAAATCAATTGATACTTCAATGGGCTTCACGCCACTTGCTGGTGTGATGATGGGGACGCGTTCAGGTGAAATGGATGCATCGGTGATTCCTTATATGTTGGAAAGCGACCCTAGTTTGAGAACAGCACAGGATGTTATTGATGTTCTAAATAATAAATCAGGAGTGCTTGGAGTTTCTGACTTATCAAGTGATATGCGTGATTTGCAAGCAGCTAAAGAGCAAGGTAATCCTAAGGCTATTTTGGCGTATGAAATGTATGTTGATCGCATCAAAAAATTTATTGCGCAATACTTTGGAGTGCTCAATGGTGCGGATGCTCTCATCTTTACAGCGGGAGTTGGAGAAAACGATACAGATGTGAGACGGGATGTTGTTAATGGTTTATCATGGTTTGGTATGGAACTTGATGAAACAAAGAATGTCCGTGGTGCATTTGGAGAAATTTCGATGCCAGATTCAAAGGTAAAAGTGCTTGTTATTCCTACAAACGAAGAATTAGTAATTGCGCGTGATGTTGAAGTTGCCAAACAAAACAAATAA
- a CDS encoding Rgg/GadR/MutR family transcriptional regulator codes for MDNEFGKTFHEIRLSKRLSMDKVGGKEVSKAQISRFEAGISELTIEKFFILLENMRVGIDEFESILEDYTLSNEYKFRQELIMAYDAKDAHKLRKMYLECEEKIKKEPDVIYHQLTATVVKVTLNLVVKNLRFSSKEIGQIQEYLLSVDNWGRYEFWVFGNTVTILKDSILRLLGTAALGKTEFYQILPNNRRLAIRTFYNLAYIALERGNLELSLKYIKHLDNMDISIDYLYEKLLIKYIKGWYAHKKGLPRGSKEMLECVEMLEELGCSDKARELREEIASILHFSDM; via the coding sequence ATGGATAATGAGTTTGGAAAAACATTTCATGAGATAAGGTTATCTAAGCGTTTATCAATGGATAAAGTTGGAGGAAAAGAAGTATCGAAAGCACAAATTTCACGCTTTGAAGCAGGAATTAGTGAACTGACGATTGAAAAATTTTTTATCTTGTTAGAAAATATGCGTGTGGGAATTGATGAATTTGAAAGTATTCTTGAGGATTATACACTTTCTAATGAATATAAGTTTCGACAAGAACTCATCATGGCGTATGATGCAAAAGATGCACATAAGTTACGTAAAATGTACCTTGAATGTGAAGAGAAAATAAAAAAAGAACCTGATGTCATCTATCATCAACTGACAGCGACGGTTGTGAAAGTAACGCTCAATCTGGTTGTTAAAAATTTACGATTTTCGTCGAAAGAGATAGGGCAAATTCAAGAATATCTGCTTAGTGTGGATAACTGGGGACGTTATGAATTTTGGGTTTTTGGAAATACTGTGACGATTTTAAAAGACAGTATTTTAAGACTTCTCGGAACAGCGGCGTTAGGAAAGACTGAATTCTATCAAATATTACCTAATAATAGACGATTAGCGATTAGAACTTTTTATAATCTTGCCTATATTGCATTAGAACGTGGCAATCTCGAACTTTCATTGAAGTACATTAAGCATTTAGATAATATGGATATTTCAATTGATTACTTATATGAAAAGCTATTAATTAAGTATATAAAAGGTTGGTATGCTCATAAAAAGGGACTTCCCAGAGGTTCTAAAGAAATGTTAGAGTGTGTTGAAATGTTGGAAGAACTCGGCTGTAGCGATAAAGCACGAGAATTACGAGAGGAGATTGCGAGTATATTACATTTTTCAGATATGTAA
- a CDS encoding acetate kinase yields MTKTLAVNAGSSSMKWQMYEMPEEKVLAKGLIERIGLKDSITTVKFGDQKEERVLDIENHTQAVHILLDDLKRFHIVEEFSEITGVGHRVVAGGELFKKSTVVTPEVLQQVKELSALAPLHNPANAAGIEAFMNLLPDATSVVVFDTAFHTTMPEKAYRYPLPKKYYTENGVRKYGAHGTSHDYVSKEAAKLLGKPIEETKIITAHIGNGASITAVKAGKSVDTSMGFTPLAGVMMGTRTGEMDPSVFPYLIANDSELKDAQDVVDMMNKKSGLLGVSGISSDMREIIDAKDTNADAKLAFEMYVDRIQKFIGQYLAVLNGADALVFTAGVGENSVPVREAVLAGLTWFGIEIDPAKNVFGVEGEISTPSSRVKVYVIPTDEELVIARDVETLKVK; encoded by the coding sequence ATGACAAAAACACTCGCAGTCAATGCTGGTTCATCATCAATGAAATGGCAAATGTATGAAATGCCAGAAGAAAAAGTTCTTGCTAAAGGACTGATTGAACGCATTGGGCTGAAAGATTCAATTACGACAGTAAAATTTGGAGATCAGAAGGAAGAACGTGTGCTTGATATTGAAAATCATACACAAGCTGTTCATATTTTACTTGATGACCTCAAACGTTTCCACATTGTAGAAGAATTTTCAGAAATCACAGGTGTTGGTCACCGTGTTGTCGCTGGTGGTGAACTTTTTAAAAAGTCAACAGTAGTTACACCTGAAGTCCTTCAACAAGTTAAAGAATTATCAGCGCTTGCTCCATTACATAATCCAGCTAATGCCGCTGGTATTGAGGCTTTCATGAACCTCTTGCCAGATGCAACATCTGTTGTTGTCTTCGACACCGCCTTCCATACGACGATGCCAGAAAAAGCTTATCGCTATCCACTACCCAAAAAATATTACACTGAAAATGGAGTGCGCAAGTATGGAGCGCACGGTACTTCACATGACTATGTTTCAAAAGAAGCAGCAAAATTGCTCGGTAAACCGATTGAAGAAACAAAAATCATCACTGCTCATATCGGAAATGGTGCATCAATCACAGCCGTTAAAGCAGGAAAATCTGTAGATACTTCAATGGGCTTCACACCACTTGCTGGTGTAATGATGGGAACACGTACTGGTGAAATGGATCCTTCTGTTTTCCCTTATCTCATCGCCAATGATTCAGAACTTAAAGATGCACAAGATGTTGTTGATATGATGAATAAAAAGTCAGGACTTCTTGGTGTTTCAGGAATTTCATCAGATATGCGTGAAATCATTGATGCAAAAGATACAAACGCTGATGCTAAGCTTGCCTTTGAAATGTATGTTGACCGTATTCAAAAATTCATTGGTCAATACTTAGCTGTCTTGAATGGTGCAGATGCACTTGTCTTCACTGCTGGTGTGGGAGAAAATTCAGTACCTGTTCGTGAGGCAGTATTAGCAGGTTTGACTTGGTTTGGTATTGAAATTGACCCAGCTAAAAATGTTTTTGGTGTTGAAGGAGAGATTTCAACACCAAGTTCACGTGTAAAAGTTTATGTCATTCCTACGGATGAAGAACTTGTGATTGCACGCGATGTAGAAACGCTAAAAGTGAAATAA
- a CDS encoding class I SAM-dependent methyltransferase, protein MNMEKVAQAFELVIANIEKISEELDTDFYDAFVEQNATYLGSAQLSKLSVLTENNDKLRQLSLNRMEWQKLFQFVLLKGAQVAPMQANHAMTPDAIGVIFNFIIEHLNKNAELRLIEFGSGTGNLAETLLVNLQKKVDYVGFEVDDLLLDLAASMSEIIGTNATFMQLDAVQSQVIAPADVVISDLPIGFYPDDKTASHFEVRERSGHTFAHHLLIEQSFKYLKEGAFGIFLAPEDLLTSPQGELLKKWISAHGSIMAVITLPKSLFNADSKAIYLLKKGPASHATFVHPLSSLTDRESLQNFMTEFTKTVKL, encoded by the coding sequence ATGAATATGGAAAAAGTTGCTCAGGCTTTTGAGTTAGTCATAGCAAATATTGAAAAAATTTCAGAAGAATTAGATACAGATTTTTATGATGCTTTTGTAGAACAAAATGCAACTTATTTAGGTTCTGCACAGTTGTCAAAGCTGTCAGTGCTTACAGAAAATAATGACAAACTTCGTCAGTTAAGCTTGAATAGAATGGAATGGCAGAAACTATTTCAGTTTGTTCTGCTAAAAGGTGCTCAAGTCGCACCAATGCAAGCAAATCATGCAATGACTCCAGATGCAATTGGAGTAATCTTTAATTTTATCATTGAACATTTGAACAAAAATGCAGAACTACGTTTGATTGAGTTTGGGTCAGGTACAGGAAATTTGGCAGAAACGTTACTTGTTAATTTGCAGAAAAAAGTAGATTATGTTGGTTTCGAGGTTGATGATTTGTTGTTGGATTTGGCAGCATCAATGTCAGAGATTATCGGTACAAATGCAACTTTTATGCAACTTGATGCAGTACAATCGCAAGTTATCGCGCCAGCTGATGTTGTAATCAGCGACTTGCCGATTGGATTTTATCCAGATGATAAAACTGCGAGTCATTTTGAAGTGAGAGAACGGTCAGGGCATACCTTTGCACATCATTTGCTGATTGAACAGTCTTTTAAATACTTGAAAGAAGGGGCATTCGGAATTTTTCTTGCGCCGGAGGATTTGCTGACAAGTCCTCAAGGAGAATTGTTGAAAAAATGGATAAGTGCGCATGGTAGCATTATGGCAGTGATTACTTTACCAAAATCATTATTTAATGCAGATTCCAAAGCCATTTATCTCTTGAAAAAAGGACCGGCATCACACGCAACCTTTGTTCATCCCTTGTCATCGCTGACAGACCGTGAAAGTTTGCAAAATTTCATGACAGAATTTACCAAAACTGTCAAATTATGA
- a CDS encoding DUF3165 family protein, translating to MFYIILLILIAFTYIFLMPKDIRRSMDIFFFAGVGVLVIAFAVAQAFSHQTLLLEILVIIAMLGVMVKAWVEIGNLDKRHRRSGANRKR from the coding sequence ATGTTTTACATCATTCTTTTGATTCTGATTGCCTTTACTTATATTTTCTTAATGCCTAAAGACATTCGACGAAGCATGGATATTTTCTTCTTCGCTGGTGTGGGAGTGCTTGTCATTGCTTTTGCAGTAGCACAAGCATTTAGTCACCAGACATTACTTTTGGAAATTTTGGTGATAATTGCAATGCTTGGTGTTATGGTAAAAGCTTGGGTTGAGATTGGGAATCTTGATAAGCGTCATCGTCGTAGCGGTGCAAATCGTAAAAGATAA